AAGTATGGTTATGCCATTCATCGAAACGGGGATTACCCACCACTTTGGCGCTGCCGCCAATATCAACCGCGTGCTGGCTATAGTGGCTGTAGCAGAGAATTCGATGATAAAAGGCATTCCACCAGGCATGATTCCATGCTTCTTTCGCCAGTCCATACATCGTCCGTACATGGGTATCCGCCAGCCCGTTCAGTAACGGGGTGTAATAAGGGCTGACAAGACATTTGAAGCGTTGACGTTTCTCAATCACCGCAGAAAGACGCGTTCCGCCCAACAGGGGATCGTTAATGGTTTTAATTGTTGCGGTCATTTCATCCAGAAACGACGCGTGTATTTTGTCGCTGACCAATAGAGAGCAGGTGTGCCCCATCGCCTGTAGCGCGGTTATGATCGGGCGATAGACCGCGTAGTGCAGCGACGTTTCCATATAGAAACCAATAGCATCTGTTCGGGGGGCAGTAGAAGGGAGCGGGGCATCAGTCAGTGCGTTGACGGCATCGGTTTTCTTATTGATTTTATTGAAGTAGTAGCCAATATTATCGGTTTCTTTTTTCTCGATATCGCTATAACCTGGGCGCTGATAGCAGATACTCGGATAGCAGGAAAGCCATTTTCCGTCACGTAGCAGCGGCTGCCACTGTCCTTCGAGGGTCTCTGAAAGGTCATATTCCATTTGCTGAGCCAGAACCGGGTAATAGCTGTTGTTAACCAGATAGGCGCACACCTTATTGCAATCGCGGGCATGAATCATCCCAGTCAGGCTTTTTAATATGCTTCCGCGTTTAATTTCACCGCCGAGGAGAATGACCTCCCACGGAAATTTAGGCAGGGCATTAAGCAGCGAGCTAAGTACCCGAATATGTTTTTCTTGTTTCAGAATAACGGCGTCATCTTCAAGCAGCAGGTAATTTTTCCATCCCATTTGTTGTGCCAACTTGAGTGCCCGAAGATGGGATTGACGGCGACCAATCTGGCCGTTAGTGGCAACTGACGCGGCAATGCGGGTGATCTTTTCCTCTGGGTAATTGAGAAACCCCAGCTCTTGTTGGATGTGCGCTAAACGATCCGGGCGTGAGTCCAGGTTTACGATCACCACCTGATCGATATAATCCCACTGGATCGGTTGATGATGAGTAGCGTTATGCAGGCTTTGATACCAGTTTTTCAGCATCGGGTCGGTAATCGCCTGCGCCAGCGGGGTTTCCAGTGGCTCGCTGCTTCCCAACACAAAGTCTTTGTCGAACGTATTTTGGCTGTGTGAGATACAAATAATGGTACGTTCACCCGGCAATTGCAGCGGGTTCGCGGTGAACTGGTTAGTGAATCCCTTTTCTTCACCTAAATTACACTCATCATCATAGCGGTGGTTCTTCAGGTAATTACGATGGTAACAGAAAGTGCCGTTGAGAATATTTTGTGGGCCAAAGCTGCGTGTTTTGAATATCCGGTTGATGTGGCTGTACCAGATGGGGATTTGATCGGAACCTGAAATCAACGCCCGGTGGCGCTGCATCATGTCGATGGTGTAAGAGATTTTATCCGCTGGATAATAGTCATCATCATCCATACAGAGAATATATTCACCTACCGCCAGCGCATTGAGCATATTGCGCTTTTTACCCAGATCGAGCTTTTCCGGGTGGTAGATATAACGAATATTATATTTCTCTGGGTGGTTCTGCGTTAGCCGGTCAATGATCGACTGATGGCTTTGCGGAGAATCATCCAGGATCACCAGTTCCCGCCGGTCAGCAGGGTAGTCCTGATAACGGAACATATACAGCAAATAAGGTAAGAAAACGCCGCGGTTCCATGTTGGCGTGATAACGCTGACAAACGGTTTTTCGCGGCCAGTGTCGAGCGTTTTAACGATGCCAGTCAGGGCGGAACGTGCTTTAGAGGATTCAGACATGGTGATGTGTATTCGCGGTTCGAAAAAGGACCGGGCATTCGCCCGGCCAACAGGCACTAACGTGTAATCAGGGAGAACGCCGAGAGCAGTGGATCTCCCGGAAGCATGTCCAGAATATGCTGACGTAACGAATGGGCATTCTCGCCGTTGCGCCACGCTTCAAACAACGCGAAAAGGGCGTAAATTTCGTCATGGTTTAGCGCAGAATCATCCATCGTCCACAGGCAAAACAGAGTGCGAATCATAAAGACGTCAGCCGCCAGCCAGAAGAAACGCTGCAGTGTGCTTTCACTCTCATGCTGTGGGAAGGTGTCGTGGTACAAGCGATAAATCAGATAGTTGCTGAAAATCCATGCTTCTTGAGCGAAATGGCGCTCCCAGGTCTGCAGCCACTGATCCTGTAACTGCTGCTGAAGCATGGCTTCACTGTTCGCATCCTGCAGCATCAGCAGGCTGACCTGCAGAGGTAATGTGAGTTTACGCGTACTTTCCGGCAGCAGATCCCAATTGAATTCACAACCGCCCATACGGGTAATTAATTCACGCTGTAGCTGGGGCAGGCTGGGCAGTTGCGCAAATTGCTCCTGCAGTTTTCCTTCCTGTACATGGCCTGCGAGGATCTGTGGCAACGATGCCAGCTTTTCCAGCACCGCTTCACTATCGCCTGGGCATTTTTCGGAAAAAGAGAGCATGATCCCCAGCGCATACAGGCGCAGCTCCGGCGATAAACCTGGAAGTGTGATGGTATGCAGAGCGGATTGATTCAATACCTGATCGCGTGGGGATAGCGCCGGGCTGTCCGGGTTGGCCGCACATTTTGAATGATGCAAGACAAAGGTATTGGGAGCGCCTAATGCAGCCTGACAGCTGGCCGGATCGGTTAAGACCAGACTCTGACGCACTTCCGTTTTCCAGCACAGGTTAACCCGTAAAGCGGAATCCGGATGGCGGGATAAAAACAACCGGACAAAGTCAGGTTCATAACAATCAATCATACTCATAATCTGTTCTCAGCAATCCCAATATTCAAAATCTGTTTATGACATTGCAATATCCATGCCTGAATTTTAATTCATTTATATCAATTAGTTAGGTGAAGCGCGGAAAGCAGGTTTCCGCGTCAGGGAAGGGCGTTTAGCGCTGGTAAATAAAATCCGGCTCGGTACCTAAAAAAGCCTGAATAAATTCATACTGGCGGATCAGCAGATCGCCGTTTTTTTCGTTGTACGCCTTGCAGCGTTTCGCTTTTAGCTCAAGGCTTTGCCACCAGCCCTCTGCGGCACTTTTCTGCACGCCCGGCAACCAACTAAAGACCTGCTCTATTCCTGCACGATTGACGCTTACGCCCAGCAGTTGCAGGATCGAACGGCGCTGTTGGCTGCTGTTTTGCAACTGCTCATAATGCTGTTGAATAAGTTCATTGATGGCCAGCAGCTTGTCGCTGTCGCGACGGATCATACACAGACGTTGTTGTTCCAACTGGTGTCTGAGCACGTCATACCGCGTTCCGTCTTCACGAATGCCCTGAAGCAGAGTTTTCACCTGCTGTAGCCTGGTGCTCACTGTTGTAGCCTCTTATTTCTGGAAAAAGCTGAGCATGTCCCCAGCCAGTTGATCGGTATCAACCTGCAAATCGCCTGAGGCCAGCATGGCCTGCATTTGCGCCACTTTGTCGTAATCAACGTCACTTTGCGTATCACTGTTCAGCGTTTGCTGCGCCGTTTGCAATCCCGCCTGAGTAATATCATCGGCGGAAAGCGATGCGGAACTGGACGTGCTCGTCTGCACGCTGCTCTTGTCTGCACGTGCCTGTTCGGTTGTCGATGCAGGGCGATTGCCAGGCAGACTCGGGGTAATTTTCATAGCAACCTCGTACATATTCCGTTGGGTTGGTTATCTGTTATTGACTAAAAGCGGCGGCAATAGAGGAAAACTTTAATCCCATCACAAAAAATCCCTTCACTGCTCAGCCGTTAACGTGGTGACCACGCCGGTATCGTCCACCACACCGCTGATGATCCGCTGGCTGCTGCTATTACGAATTTTTATCACATCCCCTTTACGACCATTCTTCAACGCCACGCCCGGCATTGAGGCGGTAATGCCAGCCATATGGGAGACGATCATCACTGGCTGGTCGCGTTTAACCAATATGGGCTGAACCAGCTCGCTACGGGTAATCGGTTTACCCGGTTGCAGGGCGCGCTTGCTGGTGAGGCCAATTGCTTCATCCATATTTGTTATCAACCCTTCCCGTTGGTTGCTGATATTGAATTTTTTAAGCTGCAGGTCGTCGGCGGTAATCACCGCATCTCGGGCAATCAACGACTTTGGCATCACTACCGGCACCGACACGTCGGGGCGCACTGCAACGTTATATTTCCAGCCCGCATTGCCTGGGCAGGTCACCACAAAGTTCATTCGTGACAAGGCCATCTCCGGGGAAGAGTTAGCGGTGATCTGTGGCGCCGACGCGCATAGCGCGCTGTTACTCACGGCTGAGGGGATATAGATATTGAACGTGTAGCGATAGTCCTGCCACTGCTGTTTGTGCGCCAGTGCGTCGATTTCATGACTGGCGGCAGTCAGAACAAGTGCGTTGATCTGTTCCCGGGCGCTGTGCTGAATGGGATGGACGGCGGCATGTACGGGTAAGACGCAGCATAAAGCCAGCATTATCTCCGCGGCAAAGGGGAAAGAAGGCTTCCTTACGTAGGAGGGGAGTTTCATAAAGTCATTTCTCATCAATCACTTAAAAGTTGGCATAGTTATTGCTAGTAATGGCGATATCTACGCAGGAGTGATGCAAGAAATGGGAATCAGTTTTCAGCAGGC
This window of the Citrobacter freundii ATCC 8090 = MTCC 1658 = NBRC 12681 genome carries:
- the flgM gene encoding flagellar biosynthesis anti-sigma factor FlgM; this encodes MKITPSLPGNRPASTTEQARADKSSVQTSTSSSASLSADDITQAGLQTAQQTLNSDTQSDVDYDKVAQMQAMLASGDLQVDTDQLAGDMLSFFQK
- the flgN gene encoding flagellar protein FlgN, giving the protein MSTRLQQVKTLLQGIREDGTRYDVLRHQLEQQRLCMIRRDSDKLLAINELIQQHYEQLQNSSQQRRSILQLLGVSVNRAGIEQVFSWLPGVQKSAAEGWWQSLELKAKRCKAYNEKNGDLLIRQYEFIQAFLGTEPDFIYQR
- a CDS encoding glycosyltransferase — its product is MSESSKARSALTGIVKTLDTGREKPFVSVITPTWNRGVFLPYLLYMFRYQDYPADRRELVILDDSPQSHQSIIDRLTQNHPEKYNIRYIYHPEKLDLGKKRNMLNALAVGEYILCMDDDDYYPADKISYTIDMMQRHRALISGSDQIPIWYSHINRIFKTRSFGPQNILNGTFCYHRNYLKNHRYDDECNLGEEKGFTNQFTANPLQLPGERTIICISHSQNTFDKDFVLGSSEPLETPLAQAITDPMLKNWYQSLHNATHHQPIQWDYIDQVVIVNLDSRPDRLAHIQQELGFLNYPEEKITRIAASVATNGQIGRRQSHLRALKLAQQMGWKNYLLLEDDAVILKQEKHIRVLSSLLNALPKFPWEVILLGGEIKRGSILKSLTGMIHARDCNKVCAYLVNNSYYPVLAQQMEYDLSETLEGQWQPLLRDGKWLSCYPSICYQRPGYSDIEKKETDNIGYYFNKINKKTDAVNALTDAPLPSTAPRTDAIGFYMETSLHYAVYRPIITALQAMGHTCSLLVSDKIHASFLDEMTATIKTINDPLLGGTRLSAVIEKRQRFKCLVSPYYTPLLNGLADTHVRTMYGLAKEAWNHAWWNAFYHRILCYSHYSQHAVDIGGSAKVVGNPRFDEWHNHTYDTALPKSVKLNAKKQTILYAPTYGALSSLPHWAQQLSRLSHEYNVVTKLHHGTLHRPEESASLVLAQRYLKNRIDDPQHLLALMAQADYVLTDSSGFIFDAIHMNKRVILLSWPEMTSLLDGQQSFSTPDSADQRIRDVLPVAQDIQALRSALSDAFDWTALEAPLAEIRHHYCDAFMDGQAGQRAAKEIVALLTEADSVHTNALLHSLQKKLFN
- the flgA gene encoding flagellar basal body P-ring formation chaperone FlgA, producing the protein MKLPSYVRKPSFPFAAEIMLALCCVLPVHAAVHPIQHSAREQINALVLTAASHEIDALAHKQQWQDYRYTFNIYIPSAVSNSALCASAPQITANSSPEMALSRMNFVVTCPGNAGWKYNVAVRPDVSVPVVMPKSLIARDAVITADDLQLKKFNISNQREGLITNMDEAIGLTSKRALQPGKPITRSELVQPILVKRDQPVMIVSHMAGITASMPGVALKNGRKGDVIKIRNSSSQRIISGVVDDTGVVTTLTAEQ